One segment of Terriglobia bacterium DNA contains the following:
- a CDS encoding energy transducer TonB: MRCFEKPTLALVLLAAGFCANAQTATKPSGDEAKPAANESTPAKTAEPGSSAIPDSTRLESIKAPRAPYPLKARELKLQGQVMIGLLISETGDVESTEIVSGEPILAQAAADAFKKWKFKPYIRNGQAVKVHTTMPYNFAFSENVEDQKPEKAADVPSPSPSPGETSQDKAEKNGPSIPQRIRVSQGVSEGLLVHRVMPVYPPDARRSRIQGTVLLQATIGRDGAIHNLRVVSGPPELTQAAVGAVKQWRYRPYMLKGEPVEVETTVSITFHM, encoded by the coding sequence ATGCGTTGCTTTGAAAAACCGACCCTTGCGCTGGTGTTGCTTGCGGCGGGATTTTGCGCGAACGCCCAGACCGCGACCAAACCATCGGGCGACGAAGCAAAACCTGCGGCCAATGAGTCCACGCCGGCAAAAACCGCAGAGCCGGGAAGCTCCGCGATTCCGGATTCGACCCGGCTGGAGAGCATCAAAGCTCCACGCGCGCCCTATCCGCTGAAAGCGCGCGAACTGAAACTGCAAGGGCAAGTGATGATCGGGCTGCTGATCTCGGAAACCGGCGACGTGGAAAGCACGGAGATCGTCAGCGGCGAGCCGATCCTGGCCCAGGCCGCAGCGGATGCCTTCAAGAAGTGGAAATTCAAGCCCTATATCCGGAACGGGCAGGCAGTGAAAGTCCACACCACAATGCCGTATAACTTCGCGTTTTCAGAAAACGTTGAGGACCAGAAGCCAGAAAAAGCAGCTGACGTTCCGTCGCCTTCGCCTTCCCCAGGCGAAACCAGCCAGGACAAGGCTGAGAAGAATGGACCGAGTATTCCGCAAAGGATTCGCGTGTCGCAGGGCGTGAGTGAAGGTTTGCTGGTGCACCGGGTGATGCCGGTCTATCCACCAGACGCGCGACGCAGCCGCATTCAGGGGACGGTACTGCTGCAAGCGACGATAGGAAGAGATGGGGCTATCCACAATTTGCGCGTGGTTTCCGGCCCGCCGGAATTGACGCAAGCTGCCGTCGGCGCGGTGAAGCAGTGGCGCTATCGTCCTTACATGCTCAAAGGCGAGCCAGTTGAGGTGGAAACCACGGTCAGCATAACGTTCCACATGTGA
- a CDS encoding amidohydrolase family protein has translation MKRFAVLLLLAAVCLPVAVRGQQPAKAEPKTVYIRAGHLFDSTSDSVRDNVIIVVMGDRIQNVASAASFKLPAGATVIDLSHATVLPGLIDCHTHLGARADRYDEIYRFKDTPFNHAFAAVVHARKTLEAGFTTVRDVGSAPFLAVDLRNSINEGMVPGPRIVASGPGISITGGHGDLNNYSPQTHVSMFPDERDFGIADGVDQVRHVVRAQVKYGVDVIKILASGGVLSKGDSPGAPQFTLEELKAAADEAHMAGRKIAAHAHGAQGIKNAILAGIDSIEHASLIDDEGIRLAKEHGVYLVMDIYNDDYILGKAIEFGLPKENVDKEKAVGQRQRDNFEKAWKAGAKMAFGTDAGVYPHGDNAKQFFYMVKYGMTPAQAIRAATSSAADLIGRSKDVGTVEAGKFADLIAVSADPLQDVRALENVGFVMKGGAVVKDTLTRK, from the coding sequence ATGAAGCGCTTTGCCGTTCTTCTATTGCTTGCCGCCGTGTGCTTGCCCGTGGCCGTTCGTGGCCAGCAGCCTGCCAAGGCCGAACCCAAGACCGTGTACATTCGCGCCGGCCATCTCTTTGATTCCACCTCCGACAGCGTTCGCGACAACGTGATCATCGTGGTGATGGGCGATCGCATACAGAACGTGGCGTCTGCGGCTTCGTTCAAGCTGCCGGCCGGCGCCACGGTGATTGATCTTTCCCACGCCACCGTGCTGCCCGGCCTGATTGATTGCCATACGCATCTGGGCGCGCGCGCCGACCGCTATGACGAGATTTACCGCTTCAAAGACACGCCCTTCAACCACGCTTTTGCCGCGGTCGTCCACGCGCGCAAGACCTTGGAAGCCGGTTTTACCACGGTGCGCGACGTTGGCTCCGCGCCCTTTCTCGCCGTGGACCTGCGCAACTCCATCAATGAGGGCATGGTCCCCGGTCCGCGCATCGTGGCCAGCGGTCCCGGCATCTCCATCACCGGCGGCCATGGCGACCTCAACAACTACTCGCCGCAAACTCACGTGAGCATGTTCCCCGACGAGCGCGACTTCGGCATTGCCGATGGCGTTGATCAAGTCCGCCACGTGGTCCGCGCGCAGGTGAAGTACGGCGTGGACGTCATCAAGATCCTGGCTTCGGGCGGCGTGCTCTCCAAAGGCGACAGTCCGGGAGCGCCGCAGTTCACGCTGGAGGAACTGAAGGCCGCCGCCGACGAGGCGCACATGGCAGGACGCAAGATCGCCGCGCATGCCCACGGCGCGCAGGGCATCAAGAACGCCATCCTGGCCGGCATTGATTCCATCGAACACGCCAGCCTCATTGACGATGAAGGCATCCGCCTGGCCAAAGAGCACGGCGTGTACCTGGTGATGGACATCTACAACGACGATTACATCCTGGGCAAAGCCATTGAGTTCGGCCTGCCCAAAGAGAATGTGGACAAGGAAAAGGCGGTGGGCCAGCGCCAGCGCGACAATTTTGAAAAAGCCTGGAAGGCCGGGGCCAAGATGGCCTTCGGCACGGACGCCGGCGTGTACCCGCACGGCGACAACGCCAAACAGTTCTTCTACATGGTGAAGTACGGCATGACTCCGGCGCAGGCCATCCGCGCCGCCACCAGCAGCGCCGCCGATTTGATTGGCCGCTCCAAAGATGTGGGCACGGTGGAAGCCGGCAAGTTTGCCGATCTGATCGCCGTAAGCGCCGATCCCCTCCAGGACGTCCGCGCGCTGGAGAACGTGGGCTTTGTGATGAAGGGCGGAGCGGTGGTGAAGGACACCCTCACGCGGAAGTAA
- a CDS encoding DUF4412 domain-containing protein, with amino-acid sequence MKPSLSAKLAILTLTLLAASAALAVQGPPQFSADTSTTSANGNLNMTGKIYVSMPRMRVDMSNAGGETKKAGPMGGKMIMIVDGPAKMMYMLMTEQHMYMEFSTDRDSPMTQRMPKFSDMLRGGDPCSGREGATCKKLGVESIDGRPCDKWELTEKSGKIQTYWMDQRIHFPIKVISGEITTLYTNIKEGPQDPALFKVPSDYTKMDMGAMGGRPPR; translated from the coding sequence GTGAAACCGAGCCTCTCCGCCAAGCTGGCGATTCTAACCCTGACGCTTCTGGCAGCTTCTGCCGCCCTTGCTGTCCAGGGCCCGCCGCAGTTTTCCGCAGATACCTCCACCACGTCTGCCAATGGCAACCTGAACATGACGGGAAAGATTTATGTCTCAATGCCCAGAATGCGCGTGGACATGAGCAATGCCGGCGGCGAGACCAAGAAAGCCGGGCCGATGGGCGGCAAGATGATCATGATCGTGGATGGGCCAGCGAAAATGATGTACATGCTGATGACCGAGCAACACATGTACATGGAGTTCTCCACGGACAGAGACAGCCCCATGACCCAGCGCATGCCCAAGTTTTCCGACATGCTCAGAGGCGGCGACCCGTGCTCCGGCCGTGAAGGCGCTACCTGCAAAAAGCTCGGCGTGGAATCCATTGACGGCCGGCCGTGCGACAAGTGGGAGCTCACGGAGAAGAGCGGCAAAATACAAACCTACTGGATGGACCAGAGAATTCATTTTCCCATCAAAGTAATCAGCGGCGAGATCACCACGCTGTACACCAACATCAAAGAGGGCCCGCAAGACCCTGCGCTCTTCAAGGTCCCCAGCGACTACACGAAAATGGATATGGGCGCGATGGGAGGCCGGCCGCCGCGCTAA
- a CDS encoding DUF711 family protein, whose amino-acid sequence MSPEPVHSHKLALSTPPAVPGRVSRASRLAALLIALLLAALPAAAQSVSRPRPKVRTITAFVRLERALYKTQIADALRVLHTAKEEFTGAGYEVETLRISTQPFSAIVRGMSEFQAINFFHDLDKLAQQQGFILDVGPAMLRDSDDPSQAELLAQIIAGSQNINGFIVVADAAGIHWNGIHEAARVIKYLEEHTDHGDGNFRFAAAAFPPANAPFFPVSYTQGTGHGFAIGLESAGIVNQAFTSAGGDLPTASLQLTEALGAEAKKAEEMARRIEKLTGWSYLGIDLTPVPLKEVSIGAAMETLLEGPIGSPGSLSVAFAITSALRRIPVLQTGYSGLMLPVLEDTVLARRWEAGRITRDALLSYSAVCSAGLDAIPLPGDISQRELASIISDMASLAVKWKKPLSARLLPAAGRRVGEMTDFSSQYLVNIRIR is encoded by the coding sequence GTGTCTCCCGAACCGGTCCATTCGCACAAACTCGCATTGTCCACACCGCCGGCAGTTCCGGGAAGGGTTTCGCGCGCCAGCCGGCTCGCGGCTCTGCTGATCGCGCTGCTGCTGGCGGCCCTTCCCGCGGCAGCCCAGTCGGTGTCGCGACCACGCCCCAAGGTCCGGACCATCACCGCGTTTGTCCGCCTGGAGCGCGCGTTATACAAGACACAGATTGCTGACGCGCTTCGCGTGTTGCATACCGCGAAGGAAGAATTCACCGGGGCCGGCTATGAAGTGGAGACACTGCGCATCAGTACCCAGCCTTTTTCCGCCATCGTCCGGGGGATGAGTGAGTTCCAGGCCATCAACTTCTTCCACGACCTGGACAAACTGGCGCAGCAGCAGGGATTCATCCTGGACGTTGGTCCCGCCATGCTGCGCGACTCTGACGATCCCAGCCAGGCCGAGCTGCTGGCCCAGATCATTGCCGGCTCGCAGAACATCAACGGCTTCATCGTCGTAGCCGACGCTGCCGGCATCCACTGGAACGGGATTCATGAGGCCGCCCGCGTCATCAAGTATCTGGAAGAGCATACTGACCATGGCGACGGCAACTTCCGCTTCGCCGCGGCGGCTTTTCCTCCCGCCAACGCGCCCTTCTTCCCGGTGTCCTACACGCAGGGAACAGGCCATGGATTCGCCATTGGACTGGAATCGGCGGGCATCGTGAACCAGGCGTTTACCTCCGCCGGAGGCGATCTGCCCACTGCCAGCCTGCAGCTTACCGAAGCTCTGGGCGCTGAAGCCAAGAAAGCGGAAGAGATGGCCCGCCGCATTGAGAAGCTTACCGGCTGGAGTTACCTGGGCATTGATCTCACTCCGGTCCCGCTGAAAGAAGTTTCCATCGGCGCGGCGATGGAAACGTTGCTGGAAGGTCCCATTGGTTCACCCGGAAGCCTGAGCGTGGCCTTCGCCATCACTTCAGCCCTGCGCCGCATTCCGGTGCTGCAAACCGGGTACAGCGGACTGATGCTTCCTGTTCTCGAGGACACGGTGCTGGCCCGGCGCTGGGAAGCTGGCCGCATCACACGCGACGCTTTGCTCTCTTACTCCGCCGTTTGCAGCGCCGGCCTGGACGCCATTCCACTGCCCGGCGACATATCGCAACGCGAGCTGGCCAGCATCATCTCGGACATGGCCAGCCTGGCCGTGAAGTGGAAAAAGCCTCTCTCCGCGCGGCTGCTGCCCGCTGCCGGAAGAAGAGTCGGCGAGATGACCGACTTCAGCAGCCAGTATCTGGTGAACATCAGGATTCGCTAG
- a CDS encoding putative metal-dependent hydrolase, with the protein MPDLRYPTGHFTPESDPTSETRAKHIETIAALPAKMRQAVAGLTSQQWETTYRDGGWTLRQVVHHVPDSHMNAYIRTKLALTENVPTIKPYDEAAWARLKDSELAPVEVSLTLLESIHARWVPLLKSLKEEDFRRKLNHPESGVHNIDWLVALYSWHGNHHLAHITTTRERLKF; encoded by the coding sequence ATGCCCGATCTGAGGTATCCCACCGGCCACTTTACTCCGGAGTCCGACCCAACGTCCGAAACCCGGGCCAAGCATATTGAAACCATTGCCGCCCTGCCCGCCAAGATGCGCCAGGCCGTTGCCGGGCTGACTTCCCAGCAATGGGAAACGACCTACCGCGATGGCGGGTGGACCCTGCGCCAGGTCGTCCACCATGTGCCTGACAGCCACATGAACGCCTACATCCGCACCAAACTCGCTTTGACCGAGAACGTGCCGACCATCAAGCCCTACGATGAAGCGGCCTGGGCCCGGCTCAAAGATTCAGAACTGGCGCCGGTGGAGGTTTCACTCACGCTGCTGGAGTCTATTCACGCGCGCTGGGTGCCGCTGCTGAAGTCGCTCAAGGAAGAAGATTTCAGGCGCAAGCTCAACCATCCGGAATCCGGCGTGCACAACATTGACTGGCTGGTGGCGCTGTACTCATGGCACGGCAACCACCACCTGGCGCACATCACCACCACGCGAGAACGGCTGAAATTCTGA
- a CDS encoding DNA-directed RNA polymerase subunit omega produces MRSNLIYDALDTVNNRYLLCQIVSKATRKFHKPTTRIQETMNDVLVRVGGADEQQEVMTAPNGDVAEPQRRAA; encoded by the coding sequence ATGCGCTCAAACCTCATTTACGACGCGCTCGACACTGTCAACAACCGCTATCTGCTGTGCCAGATCGTTTCCAAGGCGACGCGGAAGTTCCATAAGCCGACCACCCGCATCCAGGAGACGATGAATGACGTGCTGGTTCGCGTTGGAGGCGCCGATGAGCAGCAAGAAGTCATGACCGCGCCCAACGGTGATGTTGCAGAACCACAGCGTCGCGCTGCATAA
- the rho gene encoding transcription termination factor Rho encodes MTIAELKEKNITELTKIARTLDLPGASGLRKQDLIFKILQAQSEKEGHIFAEGVLEILPDGYGFLRSPDYNYLPGPDDIYVSPSQIRKFDLKTGDTISGQVRPPHEGEKYFALVKIEAVNFESPEEARNKILFDNLTPLYPQERLKLETLKENVSARVMDLLTPLGKGQRGLIVAPPRTGKTMLLQNIANSITTNHPEVVLIVLLIDERPEEVTDMQRSVKGEVISSTFDEPAARHVQVAEMVIEKAKRLVEHKRDVVILLDSITRLARAYNTIVPPSGKVLSGGVDSNALQRPKRFFGAARNIEEGGSLTIVATALIDTGSRMDDVIFEEFKGTGNCEIILDRKLVDKRVFPAIDIQRSGTRKEELLIPKEDLARIWVLRKVLNPLSPVEAMELLIDKLGKTPSNGQFLSNMSSI; translated from the coding sequence ATGACCATTGCAGAACTCAAAGAAAAAAACATAACTGAGCTTACCAAGATCGCGCGCACCCTCGACCTGCCTGGCGCCAGCGGTCTCCGCAAACAGGACCTCATCTTCAAAATCCTGCAGGCTCAGAGTGAAAAAGAAGGGCACATCTTCGCCGAAGGCGTCCTGGAAATCCTGCCTGACGGCTACGGCTTCCTGCGCTCTCCCGATTACAACTACCTGCCCGGTCCCGACGACATTTACGTTTCGCCCTCGCAGATCCGCAAATTTGATTTAAAGACCGGTGACACCATCAGCGGCCAGGTGCGCCCGCCGCATGAAGGCGAAAAATATTTCGCGCTGGTCAAGATTGAGGCCGTCAACTTTGAATCGCCGGAAGAAGCGCGCAACAAGATCCTGTTTGACAACCTGACGCCGCTGTATCCGCAGGAGCGCCTCAAGCTGGAAACGCTGAAGGAAAACGTGAGCGCCCGCGTCATGGACCTGCTGACGCCGCTGGGCAAAGGCCAGCGCGGCTTGATCGTCGCGCCGCCGCGCACCGGCAAAACCATGCTGTTGCAGAACATCGCCAACTCCATCACCACCAACCATCCGGAAGTGGTGCTGATCGTCCTGCTGATTGACGAACGTCCGGAAGAAGTCACCGACATGCAACGCTCGGTGAAGGGCGAAGTTATTTCTTCCACATTTGACGAGCCCGCGGCCCGTCACGTACAGGTTGCGGAGATGGTCATTGAGAAAGCGAAGCGATTAGTCGAACACAAGCGCGACGTGGTGATCCTGCTCGATTCCATCACCCGCCTGGCGCGCGCCTACAACACCATTGTTCCGCCTTCAGGCAAAGTGCTCTCCGGCGGCGTGGACTCCAACGCCCTGCAGCGGCCCAAACGTTTCTTCGGCGCGGCCCGCAACATTGAAGAAGGCGGATCGCTGACCATTGTCGCCACCGCCCTGATTGACACCGGCTCGCGCATGGACGACGTGATCTTTGAAGAGTTCAAAGGCACCGGCAACTGCGAAATCATTCTTGACCGCAAACTGGTGGACAAGCGCGTCTTCCCGGCCATTGATATCCAGCGCTCCGGAACGCGCAAAGAAGAGCTGCTGATTCCCAAGGAAGACCTGGCCCGCATATGGGTGCTGCGCAAGGTGCTGAACCCGCTCTCGCCGGTGGAAGCCATGGAACTGCTCATTGATAAGCTGGGCAAGACGCCGTCGAACGGCCAGTTCCTGTCGAACATGAGTTCGATTTAG
- a CDS encoding trypsin-like peptidase domain-containing protein — MRKLSAIGALLIVLSSIPLWAGQLRPEEKRALELKPAVVLVLVDFKTKWTLEVFPKPIELRHTSTGTGFLFRPDGYLITNGHVVADANMKDPEASDALKRRLREEFLNALKQGAIFRVIESQIKRSLTEQEQIAVAKSEYSITISKPELKVILANGKALDADILQYSGAVDQKGKDVAILKIPGTNLPTVSLGNSEDVRLQEQIMVLGYPGLASPWGGSSVSSLISQESSLEPTATNGHISALKTESIGTPLLQSDVAITHGNSGGPAFNDKGEVIGLATYGAQEVQGFNFLVPINTAMEFVRQTGVSPEIGTFNRHWANALDLYDEGQCNKAITEIDNVSQFMPNLPDAARYRSAAVSCVDKMSVVQKTMETVGKGPAIAIAAVVVLIVVVLLVMLARSGGKAAPAQVPAQAAAGVANVATMGSAPTLPVQTAPSPALASTTVEQSFGRIQFIGGSLSGRTFKVSKNGLWIGRDASKCEVVVTDDSVSGQHAWIVPADGHVVVIDKGSTNGTYLNSADAPRVSKVGLHNGDRVFLGKKGSVFTYFAG, encoded by the coding sequence ATGAGGAAGTTATCCGCGATCGGGGCTCTTCTTATTGTTTTGTCCAGTATTCCGCTTTGGGCGGGACAGCTCAGACCAGAGGAAAAGCGCGCGCTGGAGTTGAAGCCGGCGGTGGTCCTGGTTCTGGTGGATTTCAAGACCAAGTGGACCCTGGAAGTCTTCCCTAAACCAATCGAGTTGCGCCACACTTCCACCGGCACCGGGTTCCTGTTCCGGCCAGACGGCTATCTCATCACCAACGGGCACGTGGTGGCTGACGCCAACATGAAGGACCCCGAGGCCTCAGACGCACTGAAGCGCCGCCTGCGCGAAGAATTCCTGAACGCGCTGAAACAAGGCGCCATCTTTCGCGTCATCGAAAGCCAGATCAAGCGCAGTTTGACTGAGCAGGAGCAGATCGCGGTTGCCAAGTCCGAATACAGCATCACCATCTCCAAGCCGGAGCTGAAAGTGATCCTGGCCAACGGCAAGGCGCTGGACGCCGACATTCTGCAATACAGCGGCGCCGTAGATCAAAAAGGCAAGGACGTGGCCATTCTCAAGATTCCCGGCACCAATCTCCCCACCGTGTCGCTGGGCAACTCTGAGGATGTCCGCCTGCAAGAACAAATCATGGTGCTGGGCTATCCCGGATTGGCGTCTCCCTGGGGCGGAAGTTCGGTGAGTTCGCTCATCAGCCAGGAATCCAGCCTGGAGCCCACCGCGACCAACGGGCATATTTCGGCCCTCAAGACCGAGAGCATCGGCACGCCTCTGCTGCAGTCGGATGTGGCCATTACCCACGGCAACAGCGGCGGTCCCGCGTTTAACGACAAAGGCGAGGTCATAGGCCTGGCCACCTACGGCGCGCAGGAAGTGCAAGGCTTCAACTTCCTGGTGCCGATTAACACGGCCATGGAGTTCGTCCGCCAGACCGGCGTTTCGCCGGAAATCGGCACCTTCAACCGCCACTGGGCCAACGCCCTGGATCTGTACGACGAAGGCCAGTGCAACAAGGCCATCACCGAAATTGACAACGTGTCCCAGTTCATGCCGAATTTGCCTGACGCGGCGCGCTATCGTTCGGCCGCGGTTTCCTGCGTGGACAAGATGAGCGTTGTCCAGAAGACCATGGAAACGGTGGGCAAAGGGCCGGCCATTGCCATTGCCGCTGTGGTGGTCCTCATCGTGGTGGTATTGCTGGTGATGTTGGCCCGATCAGGCGGCAAGGCAGCGCCCGCCCAGGTGCCCGCGCAGGCGGCCGCTGGTGTGGCAAATGTGGCAACTATGGGCAGCGCTCCCACCCTGCCGGTCCAAACGGCGCCATCACCGGCGCTGGCGTCCACCACGGTGGAGCAATCTTTCGGACGTATCCAGTTCATTGGCGGATCGCTTTCCGGCCGCACCTTCAAAGTCAGCAAGAACGGGCTATGGATCGGGCGCGATGCATCCAAGTGCGAAGTTGTGGTCACTGACGATTCGGTTTCCGGCCAGCATGCGTGGATTGTCCCCGCCGATGGCCACGTGGTGGTGATTGACAAAGGCTCCACCAACGGTACTTATCTGAATTCTGCCGACGCGCCGCGCGTGAGCAAAGTCGGGTTGCACAACGGTGACCGCGTCTTTCTGGGGAAAAAGGGTTCAGTGTTTACCTACTTTGCGGGATGA
- a CDS encoding FHA domain-containing protein, with product MSKFCVNGHQMEDSWELCPFCQKTGFAAAVPASAKTRIETATAPDMPPAASGGRKTVLISERRKAPVVGWLVAMSGEQKGDDFRLRDGQNILGSAPDAEVQIKDPTVSSKHASLRYKDAKFFLTDLDSSNGTFLNDGATAIAREELKDNDTIRIGEVVLKFKCL from the coding sequence ATGTCAAAGTTTTGTGTAAACGGGCATCAGATGGAAGATTCCTGGGAGCTGTGTCCTTTTTGCCAGAAGACGGGCTTTGCTGCGGCGGTCCCGGCCAGCGCCAAGACGCGGATTGAAACCGCCACCGCCCCTGACATGCCGCCGGCCGCGTCGGGCGGGCGCAAGACCGTCCTGATTTCTGAGCGCCGCAAGGCCCCGGTGGTCGGCTGGCTGGTGGCCATGTCCGGCGAGCAGAAAGGCGACGACTTTCGCCTCCGCGACGGCCAGAATATTCTGGGGTCGGCCCCCGATGCAGAAGTCCAAATCAAGGACCCCACGGTTTCCTCCAAACACGCCAGCTTGCGCTACAAGGACGCCAAGTTTTTCCTCACTGATCTGGATTCCAGTAACGGGACGTTCTTGAACGACGGCGCCACGGCGATTGCCCGCGAGGAACTGAAGGACAACGATACAATTCGCATCGGTGAAGTCGTTCTGAAATTCAAGTGCTTATAA